The following proteins are encoded in a genomic region of Corynebacterium atypicum:
- a CDS encoding phage tail spike protein, translated as MITVHDRTATTFTTTGLGVLDREIINPIVVEELGGEFSLTFTYPADGPAAQHLTLENIVAALVPGLEQRQGFRISEVATTLEGMLEVTAFHIFYDLAANLIADTYVVNKTAKGALTQILAAANTSHGFTATSSDTVTRSSARLVRMPIAAALMDAGEDNTFAARWGGEITRNNWLIHHTPMRGANHGVVIRDRKNLTGFESSIDFSTVATRILPVGYDGLLLPELYVDSPKLGDYVVPRIHVIRYGQVKAITDKDNPREGELPLDQAHSELRRLAAAEFSARHVDEPSGSYKVRFVDLATTREYADLARLETVEIGDTVTVRHADLGIALTARVVAYEYNPLTLQYISVELGSTARKFTSVTRQIKTAINTAVAASDAAGFALASADGKNTNHYGTVQPTTAQLGDTWFKSNGETTEIWIYRVTDTGQPGWVALATDLNHAQVQAELDAARAEVDHALTAAQDAQTAADAVATQMASAQVKIDQAKTAAAGATQLAQDAHDIAVTSDGRLTVAVVDPSVADAAGRPEGALWQVRVDGVIARQYLLTNNQWEPTPVGAAMIGPKAISQAHIADAAIGTAHIADAAITNAKISSLSAAKITAGFLAADRIATGSITSDKLTIASGFITTAMIANAAITDAKVGSLSASKITTGTLSAARIAAGSITSDKLTIANGFITTAMIKDAAIISAKVASLDAGKITTGTLSAARIGAKSITADKLATNAIQVGLAGWTQSIRISPTQIAWYDGSSLEGTISSSGMRFWYGTRYIGEMARRPHKDKPDVQGIVNQLAYRGDYVAWTYQTASGGDYFTCLTLDPKGRFYGKAGIHLGDDLRTNGYKFYTTGSRYAVLQDCALSGKGTHPGWVGQTGNSKVVFHTYDLMVVTNGAYYNMSRLFDRVSDLMGRMNTLIGLLNRGWITSISGSGSNITWQYYSNTGLSTMPTTLS; from the coding sequence ATGATTACGGTTCACGACCGCACCGCCACGACATTCACCACCACCGGACTCGGCGTGCTCGACCGGGAGATCATCAACCCGATCGTGGTCGAGGAACTCGGCGGCGAATTCTCCCTGACCTTCACCTACCCAGCAGATGGACCTGCAGCACAGCACCTGACGCTTGAGAACATTGTGGCAGCGCTCGTGCCAGGGCTGGAGCAACGTCAGGGGTTCCGCATCAGCGAGGTCGCCACCACCCTCGAAGGCATGCTCGAAGTAACGGCGTTTCACATCTTTTATGATCTGGCGGCGAATCTCATCGCCGACACCTACGTGGTCAACAAAACCGCCAAAGGTGCACTCACCCAGATCCTGGCGGCTGCGAACACGAGCCACGGGTTTACTGCTACCTCGTCGGATACGGTGACGCGCTCGTCGGCGCGGTTGGTGCGCATGCCCATCGCCGCCGCTCTCATGGATGCGGGCGAGGACAACACGTTCGCTGCGCGTTGGGGCGGCGAGATTACGCGTAATAATTGGCTGATCCATCACACGCCCATGCGCGGAGCCAACCATGGGGTGGTGATTCGTGATCGGAAAAACCTCACTGGCTTCGAATCATCCATTGACTTCTCAACAGTGGCGACGCGGATTCTGCCAGTCGGATACGACGGCCTACTCCTACCCGAACTCTATGTGGATTCGCCGAAGTTGGGCGATTATGTGGTGCCGCGTATCCACGTCATCCGCTACGGACAAGTCAAAGCCATCACTGATAAAGACAACCCGCGCGAAGGTGAACTCCCACTCGACCAAGCCCACTCTGAGCTGCGCCGACTAGCTGCAGCAGAATTCAGCGCAAGACATGTCGATGAGCCGTCGGGCTCGTATAAGGTGCGGTTCGTCGACCTCGCCACCACCCGTGAATACGCTGATCTTGCACGCCTGGAAACCGTCGAAATTGGCGACACCGTGACCGTCCGTCACGCTGATCTTGGGATTGCGCTCACGGCACGGGTGGTCGCTTACGAATACAACCCACTCACGCTCCAGTACATCTCGGTCGAACTGGGTTCTACCGCTCGGAAGTTCACGTCTGTCACCCGGCAGATCAAGACCGCCATCAATACGGCGGTGGCTGCGTCGGATGCGGCAGGATTCGCACTCGCTTCAGCGGACGGGAAGAACACCAACCACTACGGCACCGTGCAGCCCACCACCGCGCAGCTGGGTGACACATGGTTCAAGAGCAACGGCGAAACCACAGAAATCTGGATCTACCGCGTGACCGACACCGGGCAGCCCGGCTGGGTGGCACTCGCTACTGATCTGAATCATGCCCAGGTGCAGGCCGAACTCGACGCCGCCCGCGCAGAGGTCGACCACGCCCTCACCGCTGCCCAAGATGCACAAACCGCCGCCGATGCTGTCGCCACTCAGATGGCATCGGCGCAGGTGAAGATCGACCAGGCCAAGACCGCAGCCGCTGGTGCTACCCAGTTGGCGCAGGATGCCCATGACATTGCGGTGACCTCGGATGGGCGGCTCACGGTTGCTGTTGTTGATCCGAGCGTAGCGGATGCGGCTGGTCGACCGGAGGGTGCGCTGTGGCAAGTGCGCGTCGACGGCGTGATCGCCCGCCAATATCTCCTCACCAACAACCAATGGGAACCAACACCGGTCGGCGCCGCGATGATTGGGCCGAAAGCGATCAGCCAAGCACACATCGCAGATGCCGCCATCGGCACCGCACACATCGCCGACGCCGCGATCACCAACGCGAAAATCAGTTCACTGTCGGCAGCCAAAATCACGGCTGGGTTCTTGGCGGCTGACCGTATCGCCACGGGAAGTATTACCTCCGACAAGCTGACCATCGCGAGTGGGTTCATCACCACCGCAATGATTGCCAACGCCGCGATCACGGACGCAAAGGTTGGCAGTCTGTCGGCGTCGAAGATTACGACCGGTACCTTGTCGGCGGCACGGATCGCTGCCGGGTCGATCACGTCCGACAAGTTGACCATTGCCAACGGGTTCATCACCACGGCGATGATCAAGGACGCGGCGATCATCTCGGCGAAGGTTGCCTCGCTGGATGCTGGCAAGATCACCACCGGGACACTGTCGGCGGCGCGGATTGGGGCGAAGTCGATCACTGCCGACAAGCTCGCCACCAACGCGATCCAAGTCGGGCTCGCCGGATGGACACAATCCATCCGCATTTCACCAACCCAGATCGCGTGGTATGACGGGTCCTCCCTGGAGGGCACGATCTCCAGTTCGGGGATGCGGTTCTGGTACGGCACCCGCTATATCGGGGAGATGGCCAGGCGTCCTCACAAGGACAAGCCCGACGTGCAGGGCATCGTCAACCAGCTTGCTTACCGAGGCGACTATGTCGCCTGGACGTATCAGACGGCCTCGGGCGGGGACTATTTCACGTGTTTGACGCTGGATCCGAAGGGCCGCTTCTACGGTAAGGCTGGCATCCACTTGGGTGATGATCTGCGCACGAACGGCTACAAGTTCTACACCACCGGCTCTCGGTATGCGGTGTTGCAGGACTGTGCGCTCAGCGGGAAAGGAACCCATCCGGGCTGGGTGGGGCAGACCGGGAACTCGAAGGTCGTGTTCCACACCTACGACCTGATGGTCGTCACCAACGGTGCCTACTACAACATGAGCCGCCTCTTCGACAGGGTCAGTGACCTCATGGGCCGGATGAACACGCTGATCGGGCTGTTGAACCGTGGCTGGATCACCTCGATTTCCGGGTCGGGGTCAAACATCACCTGGCAGTACTACTCGAACACCGGCCTGTCCACCATGCCCACCACCCTCAGCTAA
- a CDS encoding phage tail protein: MTDSSFGLKIGLEGEREFKRAISDINREMRVLGSEMKLVASSFDKNDKSAEALTARNQVLGKEIEAQKSKIETLRAALENSASSFGENDSRTKNWQIQLNNAGAELNRLEGELKANNDALSDFGNEADGAGDDAKGAAKDAGKLEGAVDDLGDEMDTTSGKTRIFGDVLKANLASEAIIAGVKGIGHAIASIGRGMAGALKEGVEYNARMEQYSTSFTTMLGDQAKAQQLVNDLKVEAAKTPFGMEDLAGNMQTLLSFGMSLEDAKKRLHEIGDISQGDAVKMESLTLAFAQMSSTGKLTGQDLLQMINAGFNPLEEISRKTGKSIGELKEDMAKGAISADMVAEAFASATSEGGRFYGAMDAQSKTFSGQLATMQDGIENLKGLLAGGLSEALAGSVLPMVNGWIDELTTAFEEGGTPALIDALGSVLQEALGFIAEQLPMVVETGMSILTVLLEGIIEVLPQVAETAVTLIIALVEAIIEALPALLEAAIQIIATLVSGIGEALPELVPAAVETLTALVQGLVDNLPLLLDAALQLITGLAEGLIAAIPVIIEALPQIITGIVTFLVGAIPQIIEAGIQLLTALIGALPQIITAIVAALPQIIGAIVSAIGGAIPQLVQAGIQLLTALVRALPQIISTIVAAIPQIITGIVSAVGQGVWQMVEAGKNLVYGLWNGIQSLAGWLCDSVSNWASGIWDSITGFFGIHSPSRKMAWAGRMLVEGLAGSIRTDGNKAVTAATGLARDTMNAFANLEDGLAVPIETVADLQVPAVDLTPQPIAINRDTSGGADSERVDVASIVDATAKRILSSLDISVTLSDGTLVGKLAPALDKQLARLDRRQTVMAGGY, from the coding sequence ATGACTGACAGTTCGTTTGGTTTGAAGATTGGGCTTGAGGGTGAGCGTGAGTTCAAGCGCGCGATTTCGGATATTAACCGTGAGATGCGTGTTCTCGGCAGTGAGATGAAACTGGTCGCCTCCTCGTTCGATAAGAATGACAAGTCCGCCGAAGCCCTCACGGCCCGTAACCAGGTGCTGGGCAAAGAGATCGAGGCTCAAAAGTCGAAGATTGAGACCCTGCGCGCCGCGCTGGAGAACTCTGCCTCATCGTTTGGTGAGAATGATTCGCGGACGAAGAATTGGCAGATCCAGCTCAACAACGCAGGCGCGGAGCTCAACCGGCTCGAAGGCGAACTCAAAGCCAACAACGACGCCCTCTCTGATTTCGGTAACGAGGCGGACGGTGCCGGTGATGATGCGAAGGGGGCTGCGAAGGATGCGGGCAAGCTCGAGGGTGCGGTGGACGATCTCGGGGACGAGATGGACACCACCTCCGGCAAGACCCGCATTTTCGGCGACGTGTTGAAAGCCAACCTCGCCTCCGAAGCCATCATCGCCGGGGTGAAGGGTATCGGGCATGCGATCGCCAGTATTGGTCGCGGCATGGCTGGAGCCTTGAAGGAGGGCGTGGAGTACAACGCGCGTATGGAGCAATACTCCACAAGCTTCACGACGATGCTTGGTGATCAAGCCAAGGCTCAGCAGCTTGTGAATGATTTGAAGGTTGAGGCGGCGAAGACTCCGTTTGGTATGGAGGATCTTGCGGGTAACATGCAAACCCTCCTGAGCTTTGGCATGAGCCTTGAGGATGCGAAAAAGCGCCTGCACGAGATCGGCGACATTAGCCAGGGTGATGCGGTGAAGATGGAGTCGCTCACGCTTGCCTTCGCGCAAATGTCTTCGACTGGCAAGCTTACGGGTCAGGATTTGCTGCAGATGATCAACGCCGGATTCAACCCCCTGGAGGAAATCTCGCGTAAGACCGGCAAAAGCATTGGTGAGCTCAAGGAGGATATGGCCAAGGGCGCTATCTCGGCTGATATGGTCGCGGAAGCCTTTGCTTCTGCCACTAGCGAGGGCGGGCGTTTCTACGGGGCTATGGACGCCCAATCCAAGACCTTCTCTGGTCAGCTCGCGACAATGCAGGACGGGATCGAAAACCTCAAAGGCTTGCTGGCTGGCGGATTAAGCGAGGCGTTGGCTGGGTCAGTCCTTCCCATGGTGAACGGCTGGATCGACGAACTCACGACAGCTTTTGAAGAAGGCGGCACGCCAGCGTTGATCGACGCCCTCGGTAGCGTATTGCAAGAAGCCCTCGGGTTTATTGCTGAGCAGCTGCCGATGGTGGTTGAAACCGGCATGTCCATCCTCACCGTCCTGCTCGAAGGCATCATCGAAGTGCTCCCACAGGTGGCCGAGACGGCGGTGACGCTGATTATCGCGCTGGTCGAGGCAATCATCGAAGCACTGCCAGCGCTCCTTGAGGCGGCGATACAGATCATCGCCACGCTGGTCTCAGGTATCGGTGAAGCCTTGCCAGAACTGGTTCCTGCGGCGGTGGAGACGCTCACCGCTTTAGTGCAGGGGCTGGTAGACAACCTGCCGCTTTTGTTGGATGCGGCGTTGCAGCTCATCACCGGACTCGCCGAAGGCTTGATCGCTGCCATTCCCGTCATCATCGAAGCCCTCCCACAGATCATCACCGGGATTGTCACGTTCCTTGTGGGGGCGATCCCGCAGATCATCGAAGCAGGAATCCAACTTTTGACCGCATTGATTGGGGCGTTGCCTCAGATCATCACAGCGATCGTCGCAGCGCTCCCGCAGATTATCGGAGCTATTGTGTCGGCGATTGGTGGGGCTATCCCGCAGCTCGTCCAAGCAGGCATCCAACTCTTGACCGCGTTGGTGCGGGCGTTGCCCCAGATTATTTCCACGATCGTCGCCGCAATCCCACAAATCATCACCGGCATCGTCTCGGCCGTTGGGCAGGGCGTGTGGCAGATGGTGGAGGCGGGCAAGAACCTCGTCTACGGCCTGTGGAACGGTATCCAGTCGTTGGCCGGGTGGTTGTGTGATTCGGTGTCGAACTGGGCAAGCGGGATTTGGGACTCCATCACCGGCTTCTTTGGCATCCACTCACCGTCACGCAAGATGGCCTGGGCAGGTCGAATGCTCGTCGAAGGCCTCGCAGGCTCCATCCGCACGGACGGCAACAAGGCTGTCACCGCTGCCACTGGTTTAGCTAGGGACACGATGAACGCCTTCGCCAACCTTGAGGACGGGCTGGCTGTGCCGATCGAGACGGTGGCAGACCTGCAGGTACCGGCCGTTGATCTGACCCCACAACCCATAGCTATCAATCGCGATACGAGTGGCGGTGCTGATAGTGAGCGGGTGGATGTCGCGAGCATCGTCGATGCCACAGCAAAGCGCATCCTGTCCTCGCTGGACATTAGCGTGACGCTCTCGGATGGGACGCTGGTCGGCAAACTCGCACCTGCTCTCGACAAACAACTCGCGCGCCTTGATCGGCGGCAGACCGTGATGGCAGGAGGCTATTAA
- a CDS encoding alpha/beta fold hydrolase, producing the protein MSTPVLFLHGLGETPQAWNGVINEFESIDALTPTVFDQPSGTPWSLHERTDELAASLNDPVDVVGLSLGAVMGLDLAIRHPHMVRSLFLSAPQARPPKALMRIQSVLMRVLPERLVCPPQISKQQLLEILRQISAIDFEPELGNITVPTTIACGVKDRANLPAARTISQQIPPARLIVVPDAGHQWHQSMPTQFAHELKTHRDNI; encoded by the coding sequence ATGAGCACTCCGGTACTTTTCCTCCACGGACTCGGCGAGACCCCGCAAGCCTGGAATGGCGTCATCAACGAGTTCGAGAGCATTGACGCGCTCACGCCCACTGTTTTCGATCAGCCATCAGGAACGCCATGGTCGTTACATGAGCGCACGGACGAACTCGCCGCATCACTGAATGATCCAGTCGACGTGGTTGGGCTATCTCTTGGCGCGGTGATGGGTCTTGATCTGGCTATACGGCACCCGCACATGGTTCGGTCGCTGTTTCTTTCAGCTCCCCAAGCACGCCCGCCTAAAGCATTGATGCGCATTCAAAGCGTTCTCATGCGAGTCTTGCCTGAGCGTCTCGTGTGCCCACCACAGATTTCCAAGCAACAGTTGCTGGAAATCCTGCGGCAAATATCAGCCATTGATTTCGAGCCAGAGCTTGGAAATATCACGGTTCCAACAACGATTGCGTGCGGCGTGAAAGACCGCGCGAATCTTCCTGCCGCCCGCACCATCAGCCAACAGATCCCACCAGCCCGCCTCATCGTTGTGCCAGACGCGGGTCATCAATGGCATCAATCAATGCCCACACAATTCGCTCACGAGCTAAAAACCCACCGGGACAACATCTAA
- a CDS encoding major tail protein, with the protein MATIGLDKLYYATITENPDTGEETYAKPKPLAKAISAELSVEVAEAILYADDGPSEIVKEFKSGTLTLGIDDLGGEAAAALTGASVDANGVLISTSEDGGAPVAIGFRAARSNGKYQYFWLYRVKFALPTETLATKADSITFSTPSIEGTILRRNKPDSKGRHPWKAEVLEGGTGVKPETITNWYAQVYEPASTTSEA; encoded by the coding sequence ATGGCAACGATTGGTTTAGACAAGCTCTACTACGCCACGATCACCGAAAACCCCGACACGGGTGAGGAAACCTACGCCAAGCCCAAACCCCTCGCGAAAGCCATCTCCGCCGAACTCTCCGTCGAGGTCGCTGAAGCGATCCTGTACGCCGACGACGGCCCGTCCGAGATCGTCAAGGAATTCAAATCCGGAACCCTCACTTTGGGTATCGACGACCTGGGTGGTGAAGCAGCCGCAGCCCTCACTGGCGCGAGCGTGGACGCGAACGGCGTACTCATCTCCACCTCCGAGGACGGCGGGGCTCCCGTGGCGATCGGCTTCCGAGCCGCACGCTCCAACGGGAAGTATCAGTATTTCTGGCTGTACCGGGTCAAGTTCGCCCTCCCAACAGAAACGTTGGCCACAAAGGCCGACTCGATTACGTTCTCGACGCCCTCGATTGAGGGCACGATTTTGCGGCGTAACAAACCCGATAGTAAGGGGCGGCATCCGTGGAAGGCCGAAGTGCTAGAGGGCGGCACCGGCGTCAAGCCCGAGACGATCACTAATTGGTATGCGCAAGTTTATGAACCCGCCAGCACCACATCTGAAGCCTAA
- a CDS encoding HK97-gp10 family putative phage morphogenesis protein, with protein MARVQIRLPNAFIDSLDAASRVLETSADEVLEAGAAVVEPCMQANLTGAIGRATNQPSRSTGQLLSALGTTSVKVNSRGDHNVKVGFAENRRDGRANALIANVLEHGRSNQPARPFLAPTRSQTRRGAIKAMKTALTARIEQVGP; from the coding sequence ATGGCTAGAGTTCAGATTCGCCTTCCCAACGCGTTCATTGATTCCCTTGATGCTGCCAGCCGTGTGCTAGAAACATCGGCGGATGAAGTGCTCGAGGCGGGAGCCGCCGTGGTTGAGCCGTGCATGCAAGCCAACCTCACCGGCGCGATCGGACGTGCCACCAATCAGCCCTCGCGGTCAACAGGGCAACTACTCAGCGCTTTGGGCACGACCTCGGTGAAAGTCAACAGCCGAGGCGATCACAACGTTAAGGTCGGCTTCGCGGAGAACCGCCGGGATGGTCGAGCGAATGCGTTGATTGCGAACGTCCTCGAACACGGACGGTCTAATCAGCCTGCACGCCCGTTCCTTGCACCCACACGGTCGCAAACACGGCGTGGTGCGATCAAGGCCATGAAAACAGCGCTCACAGCGCGCATTGAGCAGGTGGGGCCATGA
- a CDS encoding phage head completion protein, whose translation MASLGSMRTSIDLIQPTVVRDKAGFTTTRDEVKATARAQIEVRHASGAWVNRAAYTKADVLFRIRTIPGLSVTTDMEISGPDGRYVIDAVEVIGRYVEILAHQTTPEGNAHG comes from the coding sequence ATGGCTTCTTTGGGATCCATGCGCACCTCGATCGATCTCATCCAGCCGACGGTTGTTCGGGATAAGGCGGGGTTCACCACCACACGCGATGAAGTGAAGGCAACGGCGCGGGCGCAGATCGAGGTTCGGCACGCGAGCGGGGCGTGGGTGAACCGCGCCGCCTATACGAAAGCCGACGTCCTCTTCCGCATCCGCACCATCCCCGGACTATCCGTGACCACTGATATGGAGATCAGCGGCCCAGACGGGCGGTACGTGATCGACGCCGTTGAAGTGATCGGCCGTTACGTGGAAATCCTCGCTCACCAGACCACGCCCGAAGGAAACGCCCATGGCTAG
- a CDS encoding head-tail connector protein, with translation MTTVDLVAQVKANLLITFDDDDQLIGALINAATSYACSYQHLPENHYETHEMSGATRQGIVMLASHFYESRDGSTAGFWADKPDAARAVWSAVNNLLRLDRDWKV, from the coding sequence ATGACCACGGTTGATTTGGTTGCGCAGGTGAAGGCGAATCTGCTCATCACCTTTGACGATGACGATCAATTGATCGGCGCGCTGATCAACGCGGCCACCTCCTACGCCTGCTCCTATCAGCACCTGCCCGAAAACCACTACGAAACACACGAGATGAGTGGAGCAACCCGGCAAGGCATTGTCATGCTCGCCAGCCATTTCTATGAGTCTCGTGATGGTTCCACGGCAGGCTTCTGGGCAGATAAGCCAGATGCTGCGCGGGCGGTATGGAGCGCGGTGAACAATCTGCTGCGCCTGGACCGGGATTGGAAGGTGTAG